A window from Dehalococcoidia bacterium encodes these proteins:
- a CDS encoding nitroreductase — protein MDVIEAIHTRRTIKAYRPDPVPRELIERVLEAAVWAPNHRLTEPWEFVVVQGAALERLAALRREQTAAGLRAQGTLSEDQVTRAADEGYRKALAAPVMIAVAMTEHADPAVREEDYAATAAAIQNLMLAARGLGLGAFWSTNRVIGYPPARALLGVPEGKRIVGLVQLGYAAQQREGRRAPAAARTRWLT, from the coding sequence GTGGACGTGATCGAAGCGATTCACACGCGCCGGACGATCAAGGCGTACCGCCCCGACCCGGTGCCGCGGGAGCTGATCGAACGCGTGCTCGAGGCCGCGGTCTGGGCGCCGAACCACCGGCTGACCGAGCCCTGGGAGTTCGTCGTGGTGCAGGGCGCCGCGCTGGAACGGCTGGCAGCGCTGCGGCGCGAACAGACGGCGGCGGGACTGCGGGCGCAAGGCACGCTCTCCGAGGACCAGGTCACCCGCGCGGCGGACGAGGGCTACCGGAAGGCGCTGGCGGCGCCGGTGATGATCGCCGTGGCCATGACCGAGCACGCCGACCCGGCGGTGCGCGAGGAGGACTACGCGGCGACGGCGGCCGCGATCCAGAACCTGATGCTGGCGGCACGCGGGTTGGGCCTCGGCGCCTTCTGGAGTACGAACCGCGTGATCGGCTATCCGCCGGCGCGCGCGCTGCTTGGCGTGCCGGAGGGCAAGCGCATCGTCGGCCTGGTGCAGCTCGGCTACGCCGCGCAGCAGCGCGAGGGCAGGCGGGCGCCGGCGGCGGCACGCACACGCTGGCTCACGTAG
- a CDS encoding glucose 1-dehydrogenase has translation MKVQELFDLKGMVAIVTGGSRGLGLEIARGLGEAGAAVAITGRRRQWLDPAEAELRDAGIDVLALEADVGESAGVGRSVEATVERFGGLDILVNNAGTSWGAPSLEFPLDKWEMVLRVNLTGVWLMSQAAAPHLIARGGGKIVNVSSITGQLGLAPELQDTVSYNAAKGGVDALTRDLAVKWARYNIQVNAVAPGYFPTKMTDYLVKTVEDRMTALSPQGRLGREDDLKGAVVFLASHAADFITGQVLNVDGGATIW, from the coding sequence ATGAAGGTGCAGGAGCTGTTCGACCTGAAGGGCATGGTGGCGATCGTCACCGGCGGCTCGCGCGGGCTGGGTTTGGAAATCGCGCGTGGCCTGGGCGAAGCCGGGGCGGCGGTCGCGATCACCGGCCGGCGGCGGCAATGGCTTGACCCGGCCGAGGCGGAGCTGCGCGACGCCGGCATCGACGTGCTGGCGCTCGAGGCCGACGTGGGCGAGTCCGCAGGTGTGGGGCGCAGCGTGGAGGCCACGGTCGAGCGGTTCGGCGGCCTCGATATCCTGGTGAACAACGCGGGCACGTCCTGGGGCGCCCCCTCACTCGAATTTCCGCTCGACAAGTGGGAGATGGTGCTGCGCGTCAACCTTACCGGCGTCTGGCTGATGTCGCAGGCGGCGGCGCCGCACCTGATCGCGCGCGGCGGCGGCAAGATCGTCAACGTCAGCTCGATCACCGGCCAGCTCGGCCTCGCGCCGGAGCTGCAGGATACCGTCTCCTACAACGCGGCGAAGGGCGGCGTCGATGCCCTCACCCGCGACCTGGCGGTGAAGTGGGCGCGATATAACATCCAGGTCAACGCCGTGGCGCCCGGCTACTTCCCCACGAAGATGACCGACTACCTCGTCAAGACGGTGGAAGATCGCATGACCGCGCTCTCACCGCAGGGCCGGCTGGGTCGCGAGGACGATTTGAAGGGCGCCGTCGTTTTCCTCGCTTCGCATGCCGCCGACTTCATCACCGGCCAGGTGCTGAACGTCGACGGCGGCGCCACGATCTGGTAA
- a CDS encoding SDR family oxidoreductase gives MVDELAGKVALVTGGGSGIGRESSFAFARAGAKVVVADVDEVGGEQTVRRIEDTGGAAAFVRCDVSRAKDAQALIDRAVALYGRLDCAHNNAGIEGPVTLPVDYGEDEFDRVIAVNLKGVYLCLKYEIPQMIAQGGGAIVNTASVAGLQGSPTLSGYVASKHGVVGLTKSAALAYARQGIRVNAVCPGVIDTPMVARALGSGDPQRRRQLDAAHPLNRMGRPEEIAAAVVWLCSDGASFVTGHALPVDGGMTAS, from the coding sequence ATGGTTGACGAACTCGCGGGAAAGGTCGCGCTCGTTACCGGCGGCGGCTCTGGCATCGGCCGCGAGTCGTCGTTCGCCTTTGCGCGAGCCGGCGCGAAGGTTGTGGTCGCCGACGTGGACGAGGTGGGCGGCGAGCAGACCGTGCGCCGCATCGAGGACACCGGCGGCGCGGCCGCGTTCGTGCGCTGCGACGTTTCCCGGGCGAAGGACGCGCAGGCGCTGATCGACCGCGCCGTCGCGCTCTACGGCCGCCTCGACTGTGCCCACAACAACGCCGGCATCGAAGGCCCGGTGACGCTGCCGGTCGACTACGGCGAAGACGAATTCGACCGTGTGATCGCCGTGAACTTGAAGGGCGTCTACCTCTGCCTCAAGTACGAGATTCCGCAGATGATCGCGCAGGGCGGCGGCGCGATCGTCAACACCGCCTCGGTGGCCGGGCTGCAGGGTTCGCCCACCCTCTCCGGCTACGTCGCCAGCAAGCACGGCGTGGTCGGCCTGACCAAGAGCGCAGCCCTGGCGTACGCGAGGCAGGGGATCCGGGTGAACGCGGTCTGCCCCGGCGTGATCGACACGCCGATGGTGGCGCGGGCGCTGGGCAGCGGCGACCCCCAGCGCCGCCGGCAGCTCGACGCCGCGCACCCGCTGAACCGCATGGGCCGGCCGGAGGAGATCGCGGCGGCCGTGGTCTGGCTTTGTTCGGACGGCGCCTCGTTCGTCACCGGCCACGCCTTGCCGGTAGACGGCGGCATGACCGCGAGCTGA
- a CDS encoding NAD(P)H-dependent oxidoreductase subunit E: MPDFKVLQRCRELLAPFEPDQGDLLAALHAIQHEFGYVPADAIPEVAKKLRMNASAVFGALSFYSELRTTPPPRNQVMWCSGPACRLKGGDNIRLVFETVLGVGMEGETPDGALGLHLGQCNGTCEAAPQIWYNGAVRGRLQVADAVELARRLKAGDYQL; this comes from the coding sequence ATGCCCGATTTCAAGGTTTTGCAACGCTGCCGCGAGCTGCTGGCGCCGTTCGAGCCCGATCAGGGCGACCTGCTGGCGGCTCTGCACGCGATCCAGCACGAGTTCGGCTACGTCCCCGCCGACGCGATCCCCGAAGTGGCGAAGAAGCTGCGCATGAACGCCTCGGCGGTGTTCGGGGCGCTGAGCTTCTACTCCGAGCTGCGCACCACGCCGCCGCCGCGCAACCAGGTGATGTGGTGCAGCGGCCCGGCCTGCCGGCTCAAGGGCGGCGACAACATCCGCCTCGTCTTCGAGACGGTGCTGGGCGTCGGCATGGAGGGTGAGACTCCGGACGGCGCGCTGGGGCTGCACCTGGGCCAATGCAACGGCACCTGCGAGGCCGCGCCGCAGATCTGGTACAACGGCGCCGTTCGCGGGCGGCTGCAGGTGGCCGACGCCGTAGAGCTGGCGCGGCGACTGAAGGCAGGCGACTACCAACTCTAG
- a CDS encoding NADH-ubiquinone oxidoreductase-F iron-sulfur binding region domain-containing protein: protein MASFAELRAAADAAWAAVDRPQKPQVAVSIATCGNAWGAEATLARARALVQARGLECEIGITGCNGLCFVEPMLTVTWPDGVRVLYGKVTPERVEGLLEQTIVRGERGGELAVGTLRGSVPGVAPIEEHIFWRGQVRHLMAVCGIIDPENIDHAIAAGAYQGLSRTLAMSQDELIKLINDSGLWGRGGAAFPTGRKWDFLKVARRTPKYIICNADEGDPGAFVNRNLMEGDPHPILEGMISAGQASGAEIGYIYIRDEYPLAVARVQQAVRQAHDRGLLGENILGSGLNFEIRVVRGAGSYVCGEETGLISSIQDSRGMPRIKPPFPANAGLWGLPTNVNNVETLANVPLITRNGADWYRQRGTEKNPGTKMVSLSGDIERVGVLEVPFATPIKAILYENGGGVPPGRTLKAIQPGGPLGGILPKEGIDLVLEPEPFRAFGVLMGSGGLILCDDTTCIVDLCQYFSWFAEDESCGRCTTCHGGTQRMTEILRRVQDSGGRMGDINLLHLIVDTLRWSNCVHGQAAPTCVQNCLKNFLDEFLTHIQERRCPAQVCRGLIRYEVIPERDTEATAGAAICPTNAIKESGGHYAIDQGLCIKCGACKERSPAAIRVVDAMARPRVTALPEPLVPLVAAPAPAAGH, encoded by the coding sequence ATGGCTTCATTTGCAGAGCTTCGCGCGGCCGCCGACGCGGCCTGGGCAGCAGTGGACCGGCCGCAGAAGCCTCAGGTCGCGGTCAGCATCGCCACCTGCGGCAACGCCTGGGGCGCCGAAGCGACGCTGGCGCGGGCGCGGGCGCTCGTGCAGGCGCGCGGACTGGAGTGCGAGATCGGCATCACCGGCTGTAACGGCCTCTGCTTCGTCGAGCCGATGCTCACGGTCACCTGGCCCGACGGGGTGCGCGTGCTCTACGGCAAGGTCACGCCGGAGCGGGTCGAAGGCTTGCTTGAGCAAACGATCGTGCGCGGCGAGCGCGGCGGAGAGCTGGCGGTGGGCACGCTCCGCGGCTCGGTGCCCGGCGTAGCGCCGATCGAGGAACACATCTTCTGGCGCGGCCAGGTTCGGCACTTGATGGCGGTCTGCGGCATCATCGACCCGGAAAACATCGACCACGCGATCGCCGCCGGCGCCTACCAGGGCCTCAGCCGCACGCTGGCCATGTCGCAGGACGAGCTGATCAAGCTGATCAACGACTCGGGCCTCTGGGGCCGCGGCGGCGCGGCCTTCCCCACGGGCCGCAAGTGGGACTTCCTCAAGGTCGCGCGGCGCACGCCGAAGTACATCATTTGCAACGCCGACGAGGGCGACCCCGGCGCCTTCGTCAACCGCAACCTGATGGAGGGCGACCCGCACCCGATCCTCGAAGGGATGATCAGCGCCGGACAGGCGAGCGGCGCCGAGATCGGCTACATCTACATCCGCGACGAGTACCCGCTCGCCGTGGCGCGCGTGCAGCAGGCGGTGCGGCAGGCGCACGACCGCGGCCTGCTGGGCGAGAACATCCTCGGCAGCGGCCTGAACTTCGAGATCCGCGTGGTGCGCGGCGCCGGCAGCTACGTCTGTGGCGAGGAGACCGGCCTGATCTCCTCGATCCAGGACTCGCGCGGCATGCCGCGGATCAAGCCGCCGTTCCCCGCCAACGCCGGCCTCTGGGGGCTGCCGACCAACGTCAACAATGTCGAGACGCTGGCGAACGTGCCCTTGATCACCCGCAACGGCGCCGACTGGTACCGGCAGCGGGGCACGGAGAAGAATCCCGGCACCAAGATGGTCAGCCTCTCCGGCGACATCGAGCGCGTGGGCGTATTGGAGGTGCCGTTCGCCACGCCGATCAAGGCGATCCTCTACGAGAACGGCGGCGGCGTGCCCCCGGGGCGTACGCTGAAGGCGATTCAGCCCGGCGGGCCGCTCGGCGGCATCCTGCCGAAGGAAGGGATCGACCTGGTGCTCGAGCCGGAGCCGTTCCGCGCCTTCGGCGTGCTGATGGGCTCCGGCGGGCTGATCCTCTGTGACGACACGACCTGCATTGTCGATCTCTGCCAGTACTTCTCCTGGTTCGCCGAGGACGAGTCCTGCGGCCGCTGCACCACCTGCCACGGCGGCACGCAGCGCATGACCGAGATCCTGCGCCGCGTCCAGGACAGCGGCGGGCGCATGGGCGACATCAACCTGCTGCACCTGATCGTCGATACGCTGCGCTGGTCGAACTGCGTGCACGGCCAGGCGGCGCCGACATGCGTGCAGAACTGCCTCAAGAACTTCCTGGACGAGTTCTTGACCCACATCCAGGAGCGGCGCTGCCCGGCTCAGGTCTGCCGCGGCCTGATCCGCTACGAAGTGATCCCCGAGCGCGATACGGAAGCCACAGCGGGCGCCGCGATCTGCCCGACCAACGCGATCAAGGAGAGCGGCGGCCACTACGCGATCGACCAGGGCCTCTGCATCAAGTGCGGCGCCTGCAAAGAGCGCAGCCCCGCGGCCATCCGCGTGGTCGACGCGATGGCCCGGCCGCGCGTAACCGCCCTGCCGGAGCCGCTCGTGCCGCTCGTCGCCGCGCCGGCGCCCGCTGCCGGGCACTGA
- the mutS gene encoding DNA mismatch repair protein MutS: MTTPIWRQYLGVKRRYPHAIVFFRLGDFYETFEDDARLCARELEITLTSKVLGRDLRVPLAGIPYHAVDAYLAKLIARGYKVAVCEQMADPATTKGLVPREVTRVVTPGTVLDEQLLDLRANNYLAAAVSDGERAGLASIDVSTGQFITAQLDAAELGAELLRLDPRELLTCGALPELPAGLPTSTALSGAALDDERAQDELLRHFGVLTLEGFGCAGKPLAICAAAAILRYLAENQPAVLSQVMQLATSSSQGWMPLDPQTARNLDLFEAGRSGGKAGSLLAAIDGTKTPMGARLLRRRLGRPLTDVGAINQRLDAVQWAFARGAARASLLGALARVGDIERPTVRIGAGSGSPRDLATLRRGLEQVEAIRARLAAEPPPALPKLPDLTEALDIIGAGLADEPGTLGQGEVIRAGFSQELDTLLAVSRDARGVLAELEQRERERSGIRSLKVGYNRVFGYYIEVSNAYKHAAPADYQRRQTLTGAERYVTPELKELEGRVLGAQERLETVETELFRGLCAAVAAHAGRIRAAAEAIAELDVAAGLAEIAALHDYCRPLVDDGDAIEIRAGRHPVVERVLPGAFVPNDAQLSAGGEQIIVLTGPNMAGKSTYLRQVALIVLLAQIGSFVPASSARIGVADRIFTRVGAQDDLAAGSSTFMVEMVETAQILNHCTPRSLIVFDEVGRGTSTYDGLAIARAVVEYLHNRERSAARTLFATHYHELTRLAATLPRVRNCSVAVGEEDGEVVFLHTIVPGGADRSYRVHVAQLAGLPRAVVQRAEAILAELEAPRAAAGRNGRAAQRAPTGVQLSLLAQPSPLVEELRALDIDALTPLDAIRRLYELREAARRE; this comes from the coding sequence ATGACGACGCCGATCTGGCGGCAGTACCTGGGCGTGAAGCGGCGCTATCCGCACGCGATCGTCTTCTTTCGCCTCGGCGACTTCTACGAGACGTTTGAGGACGACGCCCGCCTCTGCGCCCGCGAGCTGGAGATCACGCTCACCTCGAAGGTGTTGGGCCGCGACCTCCGCGTGCCGCTCGCCGGCATTCCGTATCACGCCGTCGATGCCTATCTGGCGAAGCTGATCGCCAGGGGCTACAAGGTTGCGGTCTGCGAACAGATGGCCGACCCGGCCACGACCAAGGGCCTCGTGCCGCGCGAAGTCACGCGGGTGGTCACGCCGGGCACGGTGCTGGACGAGCAACTGCTCGACCTGCGCGCCAACAACTACCTGGCAGCGGCCGTCTCGGACGGTGAACGCGCCGGCCTGGCAAGCATCGACGTGAGTACGGGGCAGTTCATCACGGCCCAGCTGGATGCGGCCGAACTTGGCGCGGAGCTGCTGCGACTCGACCCGCGCGAGCTGCTGACCTGCGGAGCGCTTCCCGAATTGCCTGCCGGCCTGCCGACCTCGACGGCGCTGAGCGGCGCGGCGCTCGACGACGAGCGGGCGCAGGACGAGCTGCTGCGTCACTTCGGCGTGTTGACGTTGGAAGGGTTCGGCTGCGCCGGCAAGCCGCTTGCGATCTGCGCCGCCGCCGCGATCCTGCGCTACCTGGCCGAGAACCAGCCCGCCGTTTTGTCTCAGGTGATGCAACTCGCGACGAGCAGCTCGCAGGGCTGGATGCCGCTCGATCCGCAGACGGCGCGCAACCTCGACCTGTTCGAAGCGGGCAGAAGCGGCGGCAAGGCCGGCTCGCTGCTGGCGGCGATCGACGGCACGAAGACGCCGATGGGCGCGCGGCTGCTGCGCAGGCGGCTGGGCCGGCCGCTCACCGACGTGGGTGCAATCAACCAGCGCCTTGACGCGGTGCAGTGGGCGTTCGCGCGCGGCGCGGCGCGAGCGAGCCTGCTTGGCGCCCTGGCCCGTGTCGGAGACATCGAGCGGCCGACGGTTCGCATCGGCGCGGGCAGCGGCAGCCCGCGCGATCTTGCCACGCTTCGGCGCGGGTTGGAGCAGGTCGAGGCGATCCGCGCGCGACTGGCCGCCGAGCCGCCGCCGGCGCTGCCGAAGCTGCCGGACCTAACCGAAGCGCTGGACATAATCGGCGCGGGGCTGGCCGACGAGCCGGGCACGCTCGGGCAAGGCGAAGTGATCCGCGCGGGCTTCTCGCAGGAGCTTGACACATTGCTCGCCGTCTCGCGCGACGCCCGCGGCGTGCTGGCCGAGCTGGAACAGCGGGAACGTGAGCGCAGCGGCATCCGCTCGCTCAAGGTCGGCTACAACCGCGTCTTCGGCTACTACATCGAAGTGAGCAACGCCTACAAGCACGCGGCGCCGGCCGACTATCAGCGCCGCCAGACGCTGACCGGCGCGGAGCGCTACGTCACGCCGGAATTGAAGGAACTCGAAGGCCGGGTGCTCGGCGCACAGGAGCGATTGGAGACGGTGGAGACGGAGCTGTTCCGTGGGCTCTGCGCGGCGGTGGCGGCGCACGCCGGCCGTATCCGCGCCGCCGCCGAGGCGATCGCCGAACTGGACGTGGCCGCCGGCCTGGCGGAGATCGCGGCGCTGCACGATTACTGCCGGCCGCTGGTAGACGACGGCGACGCGATCGAGATCCGCGCCGGCCGCCATCCGGTGGTGGAGCGCGTGCTGCCCGGCGCCTTCGTGCCGAACGACGCGCAGCTGTCCGCCGGCGGCGAGCAGATCATCGTGCTCACCGGTCCGAACATGGCCGGCAAATCGACCTATCTGCGCCAGGTGGCGCTGATCGTGCTGCTGGCGCAGATCGGCAGTTTCGTGCCGGCGAGTTCCGCGCGGATCGGCGTGGCGGATCGCATCTTCACCCGCGTCGGAGCGCAGGATGACCTTGCCGCCGGCAGCTCGACCTTCATGGTTGAGATGGTGGAGACGGCGCAGATTCTCAACCACTGCACGCCGCGCTCGCTGATCGTGTTTGACGAAGTGGGGCGCGGCACCAGCACCTACGACGGGCTGGCGATCGCCCGTGCCGTGGTCGAGTACCTGCACAACCGCGAGCGGTCGGCGGCGCGCACGCTGTTCGCCACGCATTACCACGAGCTGACCCGGTTGGCGGCGACGCTGCCGCGCGTGCGCAACTGCAGCGTGGCCGTGGGCGAGGAGGACGGCGAGGTCGTCTTTCTGCACACGATCGTGCCCGGCGGCGCCGACCGCAGCTACCGCGTACACGTGGCGCAGCTTGCCGGGCTGCCGCGCGCCGTGGTGCAGCGCGCCGAGGCCATTCTTGCCGAGCTGGAAGCGCCGCGCGCCGCGGCCGGACGGAACGGCCGCGCCGCGCAGCGGGCGCCGACCGGCGTGCAGCTCAGCCTCTTGGCGCAGCCCTCGCCGCTTGTCGAGGAGCTGCGCGCCCTTGACATCGACGCCCTCACGCCGCTGGACGCGATCCGCCGGCTCTACGAGCTGCGCGAGGCCGCGCGCCGCGAGTAG
- the mutL gene encoding DNA mismatch repair endonuclease MutL has product MSIRVLPPDVAATIAAGEVIERPASAVKELLENAIDAGAGAIRIELARGGLELIRVSDDGRGVPAAEVETAFQRHATSKLRSAGDLATLTTLGFRGEALPSLIAAAAEVQFSSHAEGEGVGCRALFRDGRLVERKAAGQAQGTTVALRGLFANQPARLKFLRSPAAEAVQVAGVVHPYALAYPRLRLLLTIDGRQVLHTTGSGEARDAAARVLGAELAAQMLAIVDEEKGARDLAPRVRGLISPPSLSRATRGGIMLFVNRRWVQPRRLAFAIEQAYDTLLTVGRHPIAVVLVELPPGDVDVNVHPTKAEVRFRDERAVFGAVHAAVRRTLIAQAPVPDFTLGPDTAMSQAGAIGFGGPAVLDAAQPAQAPLWQTLLRPDDHTGAREEPDGLREQAPRLPLLRVVGQTGSTYVVAEGPTGVYLIDQHAAHERVLYEQICREREGTAVEVQGLLAPVPVELTPAQAAVFTGYGGLLAAHGFSVEPFGERALLLRALPAILAGADPARALTRLLDALDEEHEAPSHERLLKTLACHGSVRAGKVLSLEEMRALVLELEGCEAPRTCPHGRPTMVHLSAATLEREFKRR; this is encoded by the coding sequence GTGTCCATCCGCGTGCTGCCGCCCGACGTCGCCGCGACGATCGCCGCGGGTGAGGTGATCGAGCGGCCGGCATCCGCTGTGAAGGAGCTGCTCGAGAATGCGATCGACGCCGGCGCAGGCGCGATCCGCATCGAGCTGGCGCGCGGCGGGCTGGAGCTCATCCGCGTTTCCGACGACGGCCGCGGCGTGCCGGCCGCCGAGGTCGAAACGGCGTTCCAGCGCCACGCCACCAGCAAGCTGCGCAGCGCCGGCGACCTGGCCACACTGACCACGCTGGGCTTCCGCGGCGAGGCGCTGCCCAGCCTGATCGCGGCGGCTGCCGAGGTGCAGTTCAGCAGCCATGCCGAGGGCGAAGGCGTGGGCTGCCGGGCGTTGTTCCGCGACGGGCGGCTCGTCGAGCGCAAAGCCGCCGGCCAGGCGCAGGGCACGACCGTGGCACTGCGCGGCCTCTTCGCTAACCAGCCCGCCCGGCTGAAGTTCCTGCGTTCGCCCGCCGCCGAGGCCGTGCAGGTCGCGGGGGTCGTGCATCCCTATGCGCTGGCCTATCCGCGACTGCGCCTTTTGCTGACGATCGACGGGCGGCAGGTGCTGCACACCACGGGCAGCGGCGAGGCTCGCGATGCGGCGGCGCGGGTGCTGGGCGCTGAGCTGGCGGCGCAAATGCTGGCGATCGTCGATGAAGAGAAAGGCGCCCGCGATCTGGCGCCGCGAGTGCGCGGCCTGATCAGTCCGCCTTCGCTCAGCAGGGCGACGCGCGGCGGCATCATGCTCTTCGTTAATCGTCGCTGGGTGCAGCCACGCCGTCTCGCGTTTGCGATCGAGCAGGCGTATGACACGCTCTTGACCGTCGGCCGGCACCCGATCGCCGTCGTGCTGGTCGAATTGCCTCCTGGCGATGTCGATGTCAACGTGCACCCTACCAAGGCCGAGGTGCGCTTCCGCGACGAGCGCGCCGTCTTCGGCGCGGTGCATGCCGCGGTGCGGCGCACGCTGATCGCCCAGGCGCCTGTGCCCGACTTCACCCTGGGGCCGGACACCGCGATGAGCCAGGCCGGCGCGATCGGCTTCGGCGGGCCGGCGGTGCTCGACGCAGCGCAGCCGGCGCAGGCGCCGCTCTGGCAGACGCTGCTGCGCCCGGACGACCACACCGGCGCCCGTGAAGAGCCTGACGGCCTGCGGGAGCAGGCGCCGCGCCTGCCGCTGCTGCGCGTGGTCGGCCAAACGGGTTCGACCTACGTCGTGGCCGAGGGCCCGACGGGCGTGTACCTGATCGACCAGCACGCGGCGCACGAGCGCGTGCTCTACGAGCAGATCTGCCGGGAACGCGAAGGGACGGCGGTCGAGGTGCAGGGGTTGCTCGCGCCCGTGCCGGTGGAATTGACACCGGCGCAGGCCGCGGTCTTCACCGGTTACGGCGGGCTGTTGGCCGCGCACGGATTCTCAGTGGAGCCGTTTGGCGAGCGGGCGCTGCTGCTGCGGGCGCTGCCCGCAATCCTGGCCGGGGCCGACCCGGCGCGGGCGCTGACGCGGCTGCTCGACGCGCTGGACGAAGAGCACGAGGCGCCCTCGCACGAGCGGTTGTTGAAAACGCTCGCCTGCCACGGCAGCGTGCGCGCCGGCAAAGTTTTGAGTCTGGAGGAGATGCGCGCCCTGGTCCTGGAACTGGAGGGCTGCGAGGCGCCGCGCACCTGCCCGCACGGGCGGCCGACGATGGTGCACCTGAGCGCGGCTACGCTGGAACGGGAGTTCAAGCGGCGCTGA
- the smpB gene encoding SsrA-binding protein SmpB, translated as MAEKRKEGGRDSRSGTITVNRKAFHDYEILEKVEAGVILTGTEIKSAREGRVNIRDAYAREDHGELWLFNAHISQYDKGNRNNHEPERPRKLLLHRWQIRDLSDKARQRGGTIVPLAMYLKRGMAKLELGVARGRKSYDKRQAIASRDAQREIARGLRHSDR; from the coding sequence GTGGCGGAAAAACGCAAGGAAGGCGGCAGGGACTCGCGCAGCGGGACGATAACCGTCAACCGCAAAGCCTTTCATGACTACGAGATTCTGGAGAAGGTCGAGGCCGGCGTAATCTTGACCGGCACCGAGATCAAGTCCGCGCGCGAAGGGCGCGTCAACATCCGCGACGCCTACGCCCGCGAGGATCACGGCGAGCTGTGGCTATTCAACGCGCACATTTCGCAGTACGACAAGGGCAACCGCAACAACCACGAGCCGGAGCGGCCGCGCAAGCTGCTGCTGCACCGCTGGCAGATCCGCGATCTGTCAGACAAGGCGCGGCAGCGCGGCGGCACGATCGTGCCGCTGGCGATGTACCTCAAGCGCGGCATGGCCAAGCTGGAGCTGGGCGTGGCTCGCGGGCGCAAGTCGTACGACAAGCGCCAGGCGATCGCATCGCGCGACGCCCAGCGCGAGATCGCCCGCGGCCTGCGTCACAGCGATCGCTAG
- a CDS encoding S41 family peptidase has translation MTQQQKALAWMIGALLAVSLGAFAFLGGYFVRKTTEPASASAPAAVAAAAATAGAGSASASASGNVDFGVLQEIDNVLKANYVDPSRLQDQQALKQGAIDGLLNTVGDSHQVYVRPEDVQFEETDLSGQFEGIGATVQQKNGQVSIESLIPDYPAFKSGKLKPGDIILAVDGASMQGKTTTDAVKAIRGRAGTNVTISVQHNNGQKEDVTLTRAQILITSVHADALKDANGNPVTDLGYLRLSQFQQSTDKEVADYLKSIQGKGYKGLILDLRNNPGGYLQQTENILSDFLKPGQTVLITQDRNGKEKADKSAAQSVSSDLPLVVLVNKNSASASEITAGAIQDNGRGKVIGEQTFGKGTVNQFFPLPKDGGELYVSIARWLTPNHDQIEGKGITPDMVVHLADNDDPQSYFNAQLYAAIDYLHKANP, from the coding sequence ATGACGCAGCAGCAGAAGGCCCTGGCCTGGATGATCGGCGCCTTGCTCGCGGTTTCGCTGGGCGCCTTCGCCTTTTTGGGCGGCTATTTTGTGCGCAAGACCACCGAGCCGGCCTCGGCATCGGCGCCGGCAGCGGTCGCGGCAGCGGCGGCGACCGCCGGCGCCGGCAGCGCCTCGGCCTCGGCATCCGGCAACGTCGACTTCGGCGTCTTGCAGGAGATCGACAACGTCCTCAAGGCGAACTACGTCGATCCCAGCCGCCTGCAGGACCAGCAGGCGTTGAAGCAGGGCGCGATCGACGGCCTGCTGAACACGGTGGGCGACAGCCACCAGGTCTACGTGCGGCCCGAGGATGTGCAGTTCGAGGAGACCGATCTCTCTGGTCAGTTCGAGGGCATCGGCGCCACCGTGCAACAGAAGAACGGCCAGGTCTCGATCGAGAGCCTGATCCCCGACTACCCCGCCTTCAAGTCCGGCAAGCTGAAGCCCGGCGACATCATCCTCGCCGTCGATGGCGCGTCGATGCAGGGCAAGACGACCACGGACGCGGTGAAGGCGATCCGCGGCCGCGCCGGCACCAACGTCACCATCAGCGTGCAGCACAACAACGGGCAGAAGGAGGACGTAACCCTGACCCGGGCACAGATCCTGATCACCAGCGTGCACGCGGACGCACTCAAGGACGCCAATGGCAACCCCGTCACCGACCTCGGCTACCTCCGCCTCTCGCAGTTCCAGCAGTCGACCGACAAAGAGGTTGCCGACTATCTCAAGAGCATCCAGGGGAAGGGCTACAAGGGGCTGATCCTCGACCTGCGCAACAACCCCGGCGGCTATTTGCAGCAGACGGAGAACATCCTCAGCGACTTCCTCAAGCCGGGACAGACCGTGCTGATTACGCAGGACCGCAACGGCAAAGAGAAGGCGGACAAGTCTGCCGCGCAAAGTGTGAGCAGCGACCTGCCGCTGGTGGTGCTGGTGAACAAGAATAGCGCCAGCGCCAGCGAAATTACGGCCGGCGCGATCCAGGACAACGGCCGCGGCAAGGTGATCGGCGAGCAAACCTTCGGCAAGGGCACGGTCAACCAGTTCTTCCCGCTGCCCAAGGACGGTGGCGAGCTCTACGTCAGCATTGCCCGCTGGCTGACACCCAATCACGACCAGATCGAGGGCAAGGGCATCACTCCCGACATGGTCGTGCACCTGGCCGACAACGACGATCCGCAGAGTTATTTCAACGCCCAGCTCTACGCGGCGATCGACTACCTGCACAAGGCAAACCCGTAA